From one Lolium rigidum isolate FL_2022 chromosome 4, APGP_CSIRO_Lrig_0.1, whole genome shotgun sequence genomic stretch:
- the LOC124706479 gene encoding uncharacterized protein LOC124706479 produces the protein MASASSPPPPEAEPPECPVCLSPFDDASVVPRVLPCGHSLCGSCISSLPPASASAAAAASLRCPLCSQCVPFSRALGASSLPRNLALLSLLPSLPNPSPARAASAPRPLPLPLHAAHSRLFARFCHAILPESASPLQSAPPGPTPAGLVLGSIASDLGAPWFCLRGHPVSLLPAEVPAVGKPSQEAAFYRPSHGSRVVAAIGALSGAAREEMLDLVAASARLARRVCRVYGAWMGPEAATLWLVSERHTPRIPHSLDETSDQLEMVPRIRAVGTDVCEALMGLHGEGLLLGCLRLDCFRLDPFGRCLLDLSEVLVSCRGVRAGACLSKDGALVAPEMAAVLSDAARMRSRDFEGLIWCSSDVWLLGCMLVALVTGDEQLASGWNSDGSHDDWQKEVRTRLDAALAGTQLEPLAAITVSCLSYEPEDRPEIADVWKCIRGSWMKSSGDALAAADDLVAQKSFRCLLLGELSSMCSGRAVVSDDKMQASRGSGDNSSTPDDEINGGCTNNESVCKGVDEVQRDGVFKSSTLLAHRDCVTGLAIGGGFLFSCSYDKTINVWSLQDLSHVQTLKGHEHKITAVVVVDNDNQSLCISADSGSGIFVWHVDSSVNEEPLHKWYEHNDWIYRGVNCLAVSGTGCLYTGSKDKTIKAWSLEDYSLRCTMTGHKSTVSCLAVASGILFSGSWDGTIRSWWLTDHSPLSVLEDDTPGSLAPVLSIATEANFVISSYESGCLKIWKDDVIVKSEKLQNGSIYAVKLNGKWLYTGGMDKVINIQELLDNESDVEIRDVASIACDSVVTSILYWDERLIVGLSNREIKVYEKGS, from the exons CCTCCCGCCCGCCTCCGcctcggcggccgccgccgcctccctccgctGCCCGCTCTGCTCCCAGTGCGTCCCCTTCTCCCGCGCCCTCGGCGCCTCCTCCCTCCCCAGAAATCTCGCCCTCCTCTCCCTTCTCCCCTCCCTCCCCAACCCTTCCCCAGCTCGCGCCGCCTCCGCGCCGcgtcccctccctctccctctccacgCCGCCCACTCCCGCCTCTTCGCCCGCTTCTGCCACGCGATCCTCCCCGAGTCCGCCTCCCCGCTCCAATCCGCGCCGCCAGGTCCCACTCCCGCCGGCCTCGTCCTCGGATCGATCGCCTCCGACCTCGGCGCCCCCTGGTTCTGCTTGCGGGGCCACCCCGTCAGCCTCCTCCCGGCCGAAGTCCCCGCTGTCGGGAAACCGTCGCAGGAGGCCGCCTTCTACCGGCCCAGCCACGGATCCCGGGTGGTCGCCGCGATCGGCGCGCTGAGCGGCGCGGCGAGGGAGGAGATGCTCGATCTGGTGGCCGCCTCGGCGCGATTGGCGCGGCGGGTGTGCAGGGTTTACGGCGCCTGGATGGGACCCGAGGCGGCAACACTATGGCTAGTCTCTGAACGGCACACTCCAAGAATTCCCCACTCGCTGGACGAGACTAGCGACCAACTGGAAATGGTACCCCGGATCAGAGCTGTTGGAACGGATGTGTGCGAAGCCCTCATGGGATTGCACGGCGAGGGGCTGCTGCTGGGGTGCCTCCGGCTGGACTGCTTCCGCCTCGACCCCTTCGGTCGCTGCCTGCTCGACTTGAGCGAGGTCTTGGTCTCGTGCCGCGGAGTCCGGGCAGGGGCTTGCTTATCCAAGGATGGAGCTTTGGTTGCTCCCGAGATGGCGGCAGTTCTCAGCGACGCCGCAAGGATGCGCAGCCGTGATTTCGAGGGCTTGATATGGTGCAGTTCAGATGTTTGGTTGCTGGGCTGTATGTTGGTGGCGCTTGTTACCGGAGATGAGCAGCTCGCCTCAGGGTGGAATTCTGATGGATCGCACGATGATTGGCAGAAGGAAGTGCGTACGAGGCTTGATGCCGCATTGGCTGGTACGCAGCTGGAACCGTTGGCTGCGATTACGGTGTCATGCTTGAGCTATGAACCAGAAGACCGCCCAGAGATTGCTGATGTTTGGAAGTGTATTAGAGGCTCGTGGATGAAATCTTCTGGTGATGCTTTGGCTGCTGCTGACGATCTTGTAGCGCAGAAGAGTtttaggtgtttgctccttggggAGTTGTCCTCAATGTGCTCTGGCCGAGCTGTTGTGTCAGATGATAAAATGCAGGCCTCTCGAGGTTCTGGTGACAATAGTTCAACTCCAGATGATGAAATCAATGGTGGTTGTACAAACAATGAGTCTGTTTGCAAAGGAGTAGATGAGGTACAGCGTGATGGCGTGTTTAAATCTTCAACTCTGCTTGCTCACCGTGACTGTGTCACAGGATTAGCCATTGGAG GTGGATTTTTGTTTAGCTGTTCGTATGACAAAACAATCAACGTATGGTCACTGCAG GACTTATCTCATGTGCAGACTTTGAAGGGTCATGAACACAAAATCACAGCAGTTGTTGTTGTTGACAATGATAACCAGTCCCTTTGTATAAGCGCAGACAGTGGTAGTGGAATTTTTGTCTGGCATGTTGATTCCTCTGTCAACGAGGAACCTTTGCATAAATGGTATGAACATAATGATTGGATATATCGAGGTGTTAACTGTTTGGCTGTTTCTGGAACCGGTTGTCTGTATACTGGCAGCAAAGACAAAACTATTAAGGCTTGGTCTCTCGAG GATTATTCACTTCGGTGCACTATGACAGGCCACAAATCAACCGTGTCTTGCCTTGCAGTTGCTAGCGGTATTCTTTTTAGTGGAAGTTGGGATGGTACTATTCGATCTTGGTGGCTCACTGATCACAGCCCACTGTCTGTACTGGAAGATGATACACCAGGAAGCCTAGCCCCTGTGTTGTCAATTGCAACAGAAGCTAATTTTGTTATTTCATCTTATGAAAGTGGCTGTTTGAAG ATCTGGAAGGACGATGTCATTGTTAAATCAGAAAAACTTCAAAATGGTTCCATTTATGCTGTTAAATTGAATGGTAAATGGCTCTATACTGGTGGAATGGATAAAGTCATAAATATTCAG GAATTATTAGACAATGAGTCTGATGTGGAAATTAGAGATGTCGCTTCCATTGCTTGTGATTCAGTTGTAACTTCAATTTTGTACTGGGATGAGAGGCTGATAGTTGGACTTTCTAACAGGGAAATTAAG GTTTACGAGAAGGGGTCTTAA